Proteins from one Oryzomonas sagensis genomic window:
- a CDS encoding cache domain-containing protein — protein sequence MQKYFDATTSAVRKQDGFIYRLISGTLFINIFVYAIFGYSLSTSQLHYNRLAEIATQNMAKALDTNLCDIFDKIDIGLSAVGFESEKQIARNGINKESLNAYIAKQIHQLPGLYGIRVTDIQGNLLYGTDIPDGKPINVSDRDYFRQLRENSHQKHAVSKLIQGRISGKWNLTIAKRINNPDGSFAGIVLGMFDVNYFDKLFSQIDIGKNGAMGIRDPDFKLVALQPKGEEPGSQIGSDVISKKTRDMIRANPITATYKTVFARDKKERMVTFRKATNYSFYVFSTIAPSDYLSAWRKELIIALILAICFTLTTVTSAYMMLKSNVTTLLHAEAQRYGEEMRQQNEELIAAMLRIKRLEGIISICSHCKKIRTEQQNWEQLEKYITEHSDAMFSHGVCPECAKAHYGISV from the coding sequence ATGCAGAAGTATTTTGATGCCACAACATCCGCTGTCAGAAAGCAGGATGGTTTTATATATAGATTAATATCAGGTACTTTATTCATAAATATCTTTGTATATGCAATATTTGGCTATTCACTCTCTACGAGTCAATTACATTATAACAGACTTGCTGAGATAGCAACTCAGAACATGGCAAAAGCCTTGGACACAAATCTGTGCGATATATTCGATAAAATTGATATCGGATTGTCGGCAGTAGGTTTTGAATCTGAGAAACAAATAGCTCGTAACGGTATCAATAAAGAAAGTCTAAATGCCTATATAGCAAAACAGATTCATCAACTCCCGGGATTGTACGGCATACGTGTTACTGACATACAGGGAAATTTGCTTTATGGCACAGACATACCTGATGGCAAGCCAATAAATGTCAGCGATCGGGACTATTTCCGACAGTTGCGCGAAAATTCACATCAAAAGCATGCTGTATCCAAACTGATACAAGGACGGATATCTGGCAAATGGAATCTTACCATAGCCAAACGCATTAACAATCCGGACGGTTCTTTTGCTGGAATAGTCCTTGGAATGTTCGATGTTAACTATTTTGATAAACTATTTTCGCAAATCGACATTGGTAAGAATGGGGCTATGGGAATTCGCGATCCGGATTTTAAGCTTGTTGCCCTACAGCCGAAGGGGGAGGAGCCGGGAAGCCAAATTGGTTCTGACGTGATATCAAAAAAAACGCGTGACATGATCCGAGCGAATCCAATTACCGCAACCTATAAGACCGTATTTGCACGTGATAAAAAGGAACGGATGGTAACGTTCCGCAAAGCTACCAACTATTCTTTCTATGTCTTCTCCACCATTGCCCCCAGTGACTATTTGTCGGCATGGCGTAAAGAATTGATAATTGCGCTGATACTGGCCATCTGCTTTACGCTGACCACGGTAACTTCGGCTTATATGATGTTAAAAAGCAATGTAACCACATTACTCCATGCCGAGGCGCAACGATATGGCGAGGAGATGCGTCAACAGAACGAGGAACTTATTGCCGCAATGTTAAGAATAAAACGGCTTGAAGGAATCATTTCTATTTGCAGCCACTGCAAAAAAATTCGTACTGAGCAACAAAACTGGGAACAGTTGGAGAAATATATAACCGAACATTCTGATGCAATGTTCAGTCACGGCGTGTGTCCTGAATGTGCTAAAGCCCATTATGGCATCAGCGTATGA